Proteins encoded within one genomic window of Haloplanus vescus:
- a CDS encoding shikimate dehydrogenase, with product MHVFGLIGNPVGHSLSPPMHEAAYRELDMDARYVTFEPDPDDAEAALDGAAALGIDGLNVTIPFKQDVFDLVEPDDLAARIGAVNTVDFSTSPPRGYNTDAAGVRRAFEHHDVVLTGNDAVVVGAGGAGRAVAFTLADACDTVHIANRTAERATDLAAEVRESAPATVTGGGLDTLADRVPAADILVNATSVGMEEDQTPVRADLLHGDMAVLDAVYTPVETRLLREAARTGATTIDGGWMLLFQGAVAFEHWTGRDAPVEAMNDALRRHL from the coding sequence ATGCACGTCTTCGGCCTCATCGGCAACCCGGTCGGGCACTCGCTGTCGCCGCCGATGCACGAGGCGGCGTACCGAGAGCTCGACATGGACGCCCGATACGTCACCTTCGAACCCGACCCCGACGACGCCGAAGCGGCGCTCGACGGGGCGGCAGCCCTCGGCATCGACGGCCTCAACGTCACTATCCCGTTCAAACAGGACGTCTTCGACTTGGTCGAACCGGACGACCTCGCGGCGCGAATCGGTGCGGTCAACACGGTCGACTTCTCTACCTCGCCGCCCCGCGGCTACAACACCGACGCCGCGGGCGTGCGCCGCGCCTTCGAACACCACGACGTGGTGCTGACGGGCAACGACGCCGTCGTCGTCGGCGCCGGGGGCGCGGGGCGGGCCGTGGCCTTCACGCTCGCGGACGCCTGCGACACCGTCCATATCGCCAACCGGACGGCGGAGCGGGCGACAGACCTCGCCGCGGAGGTCCGCGAGTCGGCGCCGGCGACGGTGACGGGTGGCGGCCTCGATACGCTCGCCGACCGCGTCCCCGCGGCGGATATCCTCGTCAACGCGACGAGCGTCGGGATGGAGGAAGACCAGACGCCGGTTCGGGCCGACCTGCTCCACGGCGACATGGCCGTCCTCGACGCGGTGTACACCCCTGTCGAGACGCGGCTCCTCCGAGAGGCTGCTCGAACCGGCGCCACGACCATCGACGGCGGCTGGATGCTCCTCTTCCAGGGCGCCGTCGCGTTCGAACACTGGACGGGACGGGACGCGCCGGTCGAGGCCATGAATGACGCGCTTCGGCGCCACCTCTGA
- a CDS encoding glycosyltransferase encodes MTRSVGIVIPAYHPDVDRLDAYVRALRDAVDPDEIRVELDAATPEVRAQIAALPVTLNEASSRRGKGAAITAGFEALSTDVMAFADADGSTPASSIADVVAPVVGGDADLAAGSRRHPDATIQSHQTVARRYLGDGFAWLARRLLDVHLYDYQCGAKALTADAWTRIRPHLREPGFAWDIELLAVADAVDCRIVEVPVVWEDRPESTVSPVETTLRLARGLLTSRHRARLIRNDRLHTILDRSRDSPPALVDRDHR; translated from the coding sequence ATGACTCGCTCCGTGGGGATAGTCATTCCCGCGTACCACCCGGACGTCGACCGCCTCGACGCGTACGTCCGCGCCCTCCGCGATGCCGTCGACCCCGACGAGATTCGCGTCGAACTCGACGCTGCCACCCCCGAGGTGCGAGCGCAGATAGCCGCCCTCCCAGTCACGCTCAACGAGGCGTCCAGCCGCCGCGGCAAGGGCGCCGCCATCACCGCCGGCTTCGAGGCACTGTCGACCGACGTGATGGCCTTCGCCGACGCCGACGGCAGTACGCCGGCGTCCTCCATTGCCGACGTCGTCGCGCCCGTCGTGGGCGGCGACGCCGACCTCGCCGCCGGGTCGCGCCGCCACCCCGACGCCACCATCCAGTCCCACCAGACCGTCGCCCGGCGCTACCTCGGCGACGGGTTCGCGTGGCTGGCCCGTCGCTTGCTCGACGTCCACCTCTACGACTACCAGTGCGGCGCGAAGGCGCTCACGGCCGACGCCTGGACGCGAATCCGGCCACACCTCCGCGAACCCGGCTTCGCGTGGGACATCGAACTCCTCGCCGTCGCCGACGCCGTCGACTGTCGCATCGTCGAGGTGCCGGTCGTCTGGGAGGACCGCCCCGAATCGACTGTCTCGCCCGTCGAGACGACGCTCCGGCTCGCACGCGGCTTGCTCACCTCCCGGCATCGGGCGCGGCTCATCCGCAACGACCGACTGCACACCATTCTCGACCGCTCGCGGGACTCGCCGCCCGCTCTCGTCGACCGTGATCACCGATGA
- a CDS encoding GtrA family protein, whose protein sequence is MSDGLGRLEELYSGIRFGKFVSVGAVGATAETLVVAFLTAGYGVLPQLAKAVGAEVSITLMFLINDHWTFPNAGAMGWLARIRRYLKSHVVRAGGLVVGFAVLTVLTSWTDITLVVAGADLWPTVANVIGIGCGMLLNYLTEGLFTWRVGADQ, encoded by the coding sequence ATGAGTGACGGCCTCGGCAGACTCGAGGAACTCTACTCGGGGATTCGGTTCGGAAAGTTCGTCTCCGTCGGCGCCGTCGGCGCCACTGCGGAGACACTCGTCGTCGCCTTCCTCACCGCCGGCTACGGCGTCCTCCCGCAGCTCGCGAAGGCCGTCGGCGCCGAGGTGTCTATCACGCTCATGTTCCTCATCAACGACCACTGGACGTTCCCGAACGCGGGCGCGATGGGGTGGCTCGCACGCATCCGGCGTTACCTCAAATCCCACGTCGTCCGCGCCGGGGGGTTGGTGGTCGGGTTCGCCGTCCTGACCGTGCTCACCTCGTGGACCGATATAACGCTCGTCGTCGCCGGGGCCGACCTCTGGCCGACGGTGGCGAACGTCATCGGCATCGGGTGTGGGATGCTCCTCAACTACCTCACCGAGGGGCTGTTCACGTGGCGTGTCGGCGCCGACCAGTGA
- a CDS encoding translation initiation factor IF-2 subunit alpha: protein MKYSGWPDQGELVVGKVDEITDFGVFVDLEEYEDKRGLAHISEVASGWIKNVRDHVREGQTVVAKVLDVDEESQQIDLSIKDVNEHQRKEKIQEWKNEQKADKWMAIAFGEDVADERYQAVADALLDEFESLYDAFESAAIHGDEALEDVDLDDDDVDSIVETARDNVSVPYVNVTGYVDLECPTGDGVDHIKEALKAAEGNGDVSDEIELSVSYVGSPEYRIKVQAPDYKTAESELEASAERAREAIAAVGGTGRYHRERETDDE, encoded by the coding sequence ATGAAGTACAGTGGCTGGCCCGATCAGGGTGAACTCGTCGTCGGCAAAGTCGACGAGATAACCGATTTCGGCGTGTTCGTCGACCTCGAGGAGTACGAGGACAAACGCGGTCTCGCGCACATCAGCGAGGTCGCCAGCGGCTGGATTAAGAACGTTCGCGACCACGTCCGCGAGGGACAGACGGTCGTCGCGAAGGTGCTCGACGTCGACGAGGAGTCCCAGCAGATAGACCTCTCGATAAAGGACGTCAACGAGCACCAGCGCAAAGAGAAGATTCAGGAGTGGAAAAACGAGCAGAAGGCCGACAAGTGGATGGCAATCGCCTTCGGGGAGGACGTCGCTGACGAGCGCTACCAAGCGGTCGCAGACGCGCTCCTCGACGAGTTCGAGAGCCTCTACGACGCCTTCGAGTCCGCGGCCATCCACGGCGACGAGGCCCTCGAAGACGTCGACCTCGACGACGACGACGTCGACAGCATCGTCGAGACGGCCCGCGACAACGTCTCCGTGCCGTACGTCAACGTCACGGGCTACGTCGACCTCGAATGCCCGACCGGCGACGGCGTCGACCACATCAAGGAGGCGCTGAAGGCCGCCGAGGGCAACGGCGACGTGAGCGACGAAATCGAGCTCTCGGTCTCGTACGTTGGGTCGCCGGAGTACCGCATCAAGGTGCAGGCGCCCGACTACAAGACGGCGGAGTCGGAACTCGAAGCCAGCGCGGAGCGAGCGCGCGAGGCCATCGCCGCGGTCGGTGGCACGGGACGCTACCACCGCGAGCGCGAGACCGACGACGAATAA
- a CDS encoding HAH_0734 family protein, with amino-acid sequence MQYLIVRGDPGIRKDAVIDYDGEEHVCFSIQRQGDYHGPDEVQLWCTIGTPDEREAFEKRRFVPHWLDVDSIDADSLDVVTARP; translated from the coding sequence ATGCAGTACCTCATCGTCAGGGGGGACCCCGGCATCCGAAAGGACGCCGTCATCGACTACGACGGCGAGGAGCACGTCTGTTTCTCCATCCAACGTCAGGGCGACTACCACGGCCCCGACGAAGTACAGCTCTGGTGTACCATCGGGACGCCCGACGAACGCGAGGCGTTCGAGAAGCGTCGCTTCGTGCCCCACTGGCTCGACGTCGACTCCATCGACGCCGACTCCCTCGACGTAGTGACGGCGCGCCCCTGA
- a CDS encoding PH domain-containing protein, protein MARPDWLSLESDETVVWQGGPRLRRILPTAAAAVLWIAALVLAPQFVPTRALPTAVLVGGIVLLALPALAAVAWAYLRTTNVDYVLTDRNLYRKSGVLSTHVSRIGLSTVQQTSLTKSVWGNAFDYGTIELSTAGSDGVDLRLTDLDDPAPVREEIRRRIGPDQSDRDTAATLVDAATADTLRDEFRALRDAATRVERGCVSDE, encoded by the coding sequence ATGGCCCGTCCCGATTGGCTCTCCCTCGAATCTGACGAGACAGTCGTCTGGCAGGGTGGCCCACGCCTCCGGCGCATCCTCCCAACCGCCGCCGCGGCCGTCCTCTGGATTGCCGCCCTCGTGCTCGCGCCCCAATTCGTCCCGACTCGGGCCCTGCCAACCGCAGTCCTCGTCGGCGGCATCGTCTTGCTCGCACTCCCGGCACTCGCCGCCGTCGCGTGGGCGTACTTGCGCACGACGAACGTGGACTACGTCCTGACCGACCGGAACCTGTACCGCAAGTCCGGCGTGCTGTCGACGCACGTCTCCCGCATCGGACTCTCGACCGTCCAGCAGACCAGCCTGACGAAATCCGTCTGGGGCAACGCCTTCGACTACGGCACCATCGAACTCAGCACCGCCGGGTCCGATGGTGTCGACCTCCGACTCACCGACTTGGACGACCCCGCGCCCGTCCGCGAAGAGATTCGCCGACGCATCGGCCCGGACCAGTCCGACCGCGACACTGCGGCGACGCTCGTCGACGCCGCGACGGCCGACACGCTCCGCGACGAGTTCCGGGCGCTCCGTGACGCCGCCACCCGCGTCGAACGGGGGTGCGTGAGCGATGAGTGA
- a CDS encoding 50S ribosomal protein L44e, translating to MQMPRRFNTYCPHCNGHFEHEVEKVRRGRETGMKWIDRQRERNTSTIGNAGKFSKVPGGDKPTKKTNLKYRCSECGKAHMREGWRAGRLEFQE from the coding sequence ATGCAGATGCCACGCCGATTCAACACGTACTGCCCGCACTGCAACGGGCACTTCGAGCACGAGGTCGAGAAAGTGCGTCGCGGTCGTGAGACGGGGATGAAGTGGATCGACCGTCAGCGCGAACGTAACACGTCCACCATCGGGAACGCCGGCAAGTTCTCGAAGGTGCCTGGTGGCGACAAACCGACGAAGAAAACCAACCTGAAGTACCGTTGCTCCGAGTGTGGGAAGGCCCACATGCGCGAGGGATGGCGGGCTGGTCGACTGGAGTTCCAGGAATGA
- a CDS encoding RNA-protein complex protein Nop10, with protein MKSDIRVCSAWEARHDRPVYTLGETCPDCGADAVNSAPAPFDPADPYGEYRRALKRRERE; from the coding sequence ATGAAATCGGACATCCGAGTGTGTTCGGCGTGGGAGGCGCGTCACGACCGCCCCGTCTACACGCTCGGGGAGACCTGTCCGGACTGCGGCGCCGACGCCGTCAACAGCGCGCCGGCGCCGTTCGATCCTGCGGACCCGTACGGGGAGTACCGACGCGCTCTTAAGCGGCGCGAACGCGAATAG
- a CDS encoding proteasome assembly chaperone family protein has protein sequence MDAIEIETVAEPTLSDPVLIEGLPGVGHVGKLAAEYLLEEFDSELVRRVYADEFPPQVSIDEEGVADLVCAEFHAVETDGRDLLVLTGDHQAGSNAGHYHLTESFLDIAESFGVESVFALGGVPTGELIEEYHVLGAVTDADLKADLEAEDVEFREDEPAGGIVGVSGLLLGLGGRRGLDATCLMGETSGYLVDPKSARAVLEVLEEVIGFDLNYESLEDRAEEMEEVVGKIQEMQNQGNQMPTDDDLRYIG, from the coding sequence ATGGACGCCATCGAGATCGAGACGGTCGCGGAGCCGACGCTGTCGGACCCAGTACTCATCGAGGGACTGCCGGGCGTCGGACACGTCGGAAAACTCGCCGCGGAGTACCTTTTGGAGGAGTTCGACAGCGAGCTCGTCCGCCGCGTGTACGCCGACGAGTTCCCGCCACAGGTGAGCATCGACGAGGAGGGCGTCGCCGACCTCGTCTGCGCGGAGTTTCACGCCGTCGAGACCGACGGGCGCGACCTCCTCGTCCTCACCGGCGACCACCAAGCCGGGAGCAACGCGGGCCACTACCACCTCACGGAGTCGTTCCTCGACATCGCCGAGAGTTTCGGCGTCGAGTCGGTGTTCGCCCTCGGAGGCGTCCCGACGGGCGAGCTCATTGAGGAGTACCACGTCCTCGGCGCGGTGACGGACGCGGACCTGAAAGCCGACCTCGAAGCGGAGGACGTCGAGTTCCGTGAAGACGAACCCGCCGGCGGCATCGTCGGCGTCAGCGGTCTGTTGCTCGGCCTCGGCGGCCGTCGCGGCCTCGACGCCACCTGTCTCATGGGCGAGACCAGCGGTTACCTCGTCGACCCCAAGAGCGCCCGCGCCGTCCTCGAAGTGCTGGAGGAGGTCATCGGCTTCGACCTGAACTACGAGTCGCTCGAAGACCGGGCCGAGGAGATGGAAGAGGTCGTCGGCAAGATTCAGGAGATGCAGAATCAGGGCAACCAGATGCCCACCGACGACGACCTGCGCTACATCGGCTGA
- a CDS encoding PH domain-containing protein, which translates to MSETTDGDETVPEWLSLDPGEEVVWMGRPAFETLYGTIVSGLLLTVVLIGVLILVGVPFAYLRIQNTDYVVTTESLYVKSGVFSTNIETVDLDRIQNTEYNRSFWGKQFGYGSISISTAGSSGAEISFSGIPDAPTVRDRITELQRGQSGGTDGEQSSRTPASADQLEELIAEVRATREAFERIEQHLSDESATPEDETDESTD; encoded by the coding sequence ATGAGTGAGACGACCGACGGCGACGAGACGGTCCCCGAGTGGCTGTCGCTCGACCCCGGCGAGGAGGTGGTCTGGATGGGTCGGCCGGCCTTCGAGACGCTCTACGGCACCATCGTCAGCGGCCTGCTCCTGACCGTCGTCCTGATTGGGGTGCTGATTCTCGTCGGCGTCCCCTTCGCCTACCTGCGCATCCAGAACACGGACTACGTGGTGACCACCGAGTCGCTGTACGTCAAGTCGGGTGTCTTCTCGACCAACATCGAGACAGTCGACCTCGACCGCATCCAGAACACGGAGTACAACCGGAGCTTCTGGGGCAAGCAGTTCGGCTACGGGAGCATCTCAATCAGCACCGCCGGCAGCAGCGGCGCGGAAATCTCATTCAGCGGGATTCCGGACGCGCCGACCGTCCGCGACCGAATCACCGAACTCCAGCGCGGCCAGTCGGGCGGGACGGACGGAGAGCAGTCGAGTCGCACGCCCGCCAGCGCCGACCAACTCGAAGAACTCATCGCAGAGGTGCGCGCCACCCGTGAGGCGTTCGAGCGCATCGAGCAACACCTCTCAGACGAGTCGGCGACCCCCGAAGACGAGACGGACGAATCGACCGACTGA
- a CDS encoding J domain-containing protein — protein sequence MLPEWVGLLPSWLLVGVGGGLAVAVVVAGVFVVASRRFPTPPPERGPRIDGLDRRRDEIRTYLGSLGERYVEDAVVSDETVAFYLPERDVAITFDPQAFFRVERAGTDAVLCEYEMPATQLGDRLPFETPGRGGAVTEPADARRAFAQLGLAPTADAEAVRTAYRQRVKDVHPDQGGDRESFRALQEAYATATEYAE from the coding sequence GTGCTTCCCGAGTGGGTCGGCCTCCTGCCGTCGTGGCTGCTCGTCGGGGTCGGCGGCGGACTCGCCGTCGCCGTGGTGGTGGCGGGCGTCTTCGTCGTCGCCAGCCGCCGCTTCCCGACGCCACCGCCGGAACGAGGGCCGCGAATCGACGGCTTGGACCGTCGGCGCGACGAGATACGGACCTACCTCGGCAGTCTCGGCGAACGGTACGTCGAGGATGCCGTCGTCAGCGACGAGACGGTCGCCTTCTACCTACCCGAGCGCGACGTAGCGATTACCTTCGACCCGCAGGCGTTCTTCCGGGTCGAACGCGCTGGCACCGACGCTGTCCTCTGTGAGTACGAGATGCCGGCGACCCAACTCGGCGACCGCCTGCCGTTCGAGACGCCGGGGCGCGGCGGCGCGGTGACCGAACCCGCGGACGCCCGGCGAGCGTTCGCCCAGCTCGGCCTCGCGCCGACTGCCGACGCCGAGGCGGTGCGGACGGCGTACCGACAGCGAGTGAAAGACGTCCACCCCGACCAGGGCGGCGACCGCGAGTCGTTCCGAGCGTTACAGGAGGCCTACGCGACGGCGACAGAGTACGCGGAGTGA
- a CDS encoding helix-hairpin-helix domain-containing protein: MGILNTLLSVLGLDSSSAGDEDRETTVSVEREANTDTEAAVKGTDAAGESESPSAAGTDATASTGSLVDSDPDGGAAEPAEAVDADESETELDTAESESEGESTGEHEAEADDEPTPADEPVEVIKGIGPAYADRLANAGVNSVADLAAADAESLAADIDLSETRVGRWIERANDHQS, translated from the coding sequence ATGGGTATCCTGAACACGCTCCTATCGGTGCTCGGATTGGATTCCTCATCTGCGGGCGACGAGGACCGCGAGACGACTGTCAGCGTGGAACGCGAGGCCAACACGGACACCGAAGCGGCGGTCAAGGGGACCGACGCGGCGGGCGAGAGCGAATCGCCGAGCGCCGCCGGCACGGACGCGACGGCGTCGACGGGGTCGCTCGTCGACAGCGACCCGGACGGCGGGGCCGCCGAACCCGCCGAAGCCGTCGATGCCGACGAGTCCGAGACGGAACTCGACACCGCCGAATCGGAGTCGGAAGGCGAGTCCACGGGCGAACACGAAGCGGAGGCCGACGACGAACCGACCCCAGCCGACGAACCCGTCGAGGTCATCAAGGGCATCGGCCCGGCCTACGCCGACCGCCTCGCGAATGCGGGCGTGAACTCGGTCGCCGACCTCGCGGCGGCGGACGCCGAGTCCCTCGCGGCCGACATCGACCTCTCGGAAACCCGCGTCGGGCGCTGGATAGAGCGCGCGAACGACCACCAATCCTAA
- a CDS encoding DUF2298 domain-containing protein, producing MEYGLVVRWLVVYGALAALGRPVAARLLSTIPGRGVGFALPTALVVLGTVAYWVGHLAFGPVALGAALLVLLALALLTGLDHDALRQRRLELAHGVRPGRVHVEAALVFVAAFCLLVGVRALDPAVYPVGGEKFLDFGLLKTLERAETLPPEDMWFANEPVVYYYGGHLLTALLSDLTGTAPRYAYNLSLAGFYATLVTAAYGFAGAIAQERANARRPAALAAAFFVGLASNLVTAGRLVISALPPALQERVAATVASRSRYSADAVLGGIDSFSYWTASRVIPGTINEFPLFAWLNGDLHAHMMGTPFLLLGAAVAFALYRTAPRDLRRRRVLAFVAIPLLAGFQTVVDTWSVPSLFGLLCLALALGPDDPWPILSRRVAAWRRARDDGPLVEETGRLVGALCVAGVAGVLGGALALPFLLGTAGGREVAVLAAAERSSLGGLLLVHGAFLATFYAYLLDRLGVDRVLPLVVGLGAFGVVAVATALPVAVTVGPLLVFGWAACRTDRPVGFETVLVVAGAGLVALVELVYVKEQAGPLRMNTVFKTYMQVWVLWSVAAGVALPAFVRWVGTRSPSVPGTRSRWLRTGLAVAVVLATIPYAGLALSAHVERGGDPTLDATAFVEREHPTEAPAIDYIDDLSGQPTLLSAPATGRYPGPGGESGAPPGMYSWESSPAASLTGVPTVAGWHHEVGYRGSDAYLKRVRDVDRAYTGTPAQTVAVLEHYDVAYVWVGPAERARYGSVSFGGVEGVTPVFDTETVTIYRVDEDELSAA from the coding sequence ATGGAGTACGGCCTCGTCGTTCGCTGGCTGGTCGTCTACGGCGCCCTCGCCGCACTCGGGCGACCCGTCGCCGCGCGCTTGCTCTCGACGATTCCGGGCCGCGGCGTCGGCTTCGCGCTCCCGACGGCGCTCGTCGTCCTCGGAACCGTCGCGTACTGGGTCGGCCACCTCGCGTTCGGTCCCGTCGCTCTCGGGGCCGCCCTCCTGGTCCTCCTCGCACTCGCCCTCCTCACCGGCCTCGACCACGACGCCCTGCGTCAGCGACGCCTCGAACTCGCTCACGGCGTCCGTCCGGGCCGGGTCCACGTCGAGGCCGCCCTCGTCTTCGTCGCCGCCTTCTGTCTGCTCGTCGGCGTCCGCGCACTCGACCCCGCGGTCTACCCCGTCGGCGGCGAGAAGTTCCTCGATTTCGGCCTGTTGAAGACGCTCGAACGCGCCGAGACGCTCCCGCCGGAGGACATGTGGTTCGCGAACGAACCCGTCGTCTACTACTACGGCGGCCACCTCCTGACGGCGCTGCTCTCCGACCTCACCGGAACGGCGCCCCGCTACGCCTACAACCTCTCGCTCGCGGGCTTCTACGCCACGCTCGTGACGGCGGCGTACGGGTTCGCGGGGGCGATAGCGCAGGAGCGAGCGAACGCGCGCCGGCCCGCCGCCCTCGCGGCCGCCTTCTTCGTCGGCCTGGCGAGCAACCTCGTCACGGCCGGGCGTCTCGTCATATCTGCGCTGCCGCCCGCACTTCAAGAGCGCGTCGCGGCCACCGTCGCCTCGCGGTCGCGCTACTCGGCCGACGCCGTCCTCGGGGGCATCGACTCCTTCTCGTACTGGACGGCGAGTCGCGTCATCCCCGGGACCATCAACGAGTTCCCCCTGTTCGCGTGGCTGAACGGCGACCTCCACGCGCACATGATGGGAACGCCGTTCCTCCTCCTCGGCGCCGCCGTCGCCTTCGCGCTCTACCGGACCGCGCCCCGTGACCTGCGGCGGCGGCGCGTCCTCGCCTTCGTCGCCATCCCCCTCCTCGCGGGGTTCCAGACCGTCGTCGACACGTGGAGTGTCCCCTCGCTGTTCGGCCTCCTTTGTCTCGCACTCGCGCTCGGCCCCGACGACCCGTGGCCGATTCTCTCCCGGCGAGTCGCCGCGTGGCGGCGGGCGCGCGACGACGGACCGCTCGTCGAAGAGACCGGTCGCCTCGTCGGGGCGCTCTGTGTCGCCGGCGTCGCGGGCGTGCTCGGCGGCGCACTCGCGCTCCCCTTCCTACTCGGCACCGCCGGCGGACGCGAGGTGGCGGTGCTCGCCGCGGCCGAGCGGTCGAGTCTGGGCGGTCTCCTGTTGGTCCACGGCGCCTTCCTCGCGACGTTCTACGCCTACCTGCTCGACAGATTGGGCGTCGACCGCGTGCTGCCGCTCGTGGTCGGCCTCGGTGCGTTCGGCGTCGTCGCCGTGGCTACGGCCCTGCCCGTCGCCGTCACCGTCGGCCCGCTGCTCGTCTTCGGCTGGGCGGCCTGTCGGACGGACCGCCCGGTCGGCTTCGAGACGGTGCTCGTCGTCGCCGGCGCGGGACTGGTCGCACTCGTCGAACTCGTCTACGTCAAAGAGCAGGCTGGGCCGCTCCGCATGAACACGGTGTTCAAGACGTACATGCAGGTGTGGGTGCTCTGGAGCGTGGCCGCGGGCGTGGCGCTCCCGGCGTTCGTCCGCTGGGTCGGCACGCGGTCCCCGTCGGTGCCGGGGACGCGCTCGCGGTGGCTCCGGACGGGCCTCGCCGTCGCTGTCGTCCTCGCGACGATTCCCTACGCCGGGTTGGCGCTGTCGGCCCACGTCGAGCGGGGTGGCGACCCGACGCTCGACGCCACGGCGTTCGTCGAACGCGAGCATCCGACGGAGGCGCCGGCCATCGACTACATCGACGACCTGTCGGGACAGCCGACACTCCTGTCCGCGCCCGCGACCGGTCGATATCCGGGACCGGGCGGCGAGTCGGGGGCGCCGCCGGGCATGTACAGCTGGGAGTCGAGTCCGGCGGCGAGTCTCACCGGCGTGCCGACTGTCGCCGGCTGGCACCACGAAGTCGGCTATCGCGGCTCGGACGCGTACCTGAAGCGCGTGCGTGACGTGGACCGTGCGTACACCGGGACGCCGGCACAGACGGTCGCGGTGCTCGAACACTACGACGTGGCGTACGTGTGGGTGGGACCGGCAGAACGAGCGCGCTACGGGTCGGTGTCGTTCGGCGGTGTCGAGGGCGTCACACCGGTGTTCGACACCGAGACGGTGACTATCTACCGCGTCGACGAGGACGAACTGAGTGCGGCGTGA
- a CDS encoding Rieske (2Fe-2S) protein yields MPDADRRITSLDAVPTDTTHLFTVRDADGEEREAILVRTDDGVRGWLNYCRHLLNVRLDKGSGAPMRDGEVVCANHGAYFEADTGHCTFGPCEGATLEAVAVTVTDGDVYLTDDDYAFVANGPLEDERGPSASETYEF; encoded by the coding sequence ATGCCCGACGCGGACCGACGAATCACGTCGCTCGATGCCGTCCCCACCGACACGACTCACCTCTTTACCGTTCGTGACGCGGACGGCGAGGAACGCGAGGCGATTCTCGTCCGCACCGACGACGGCGTTCGCGGCTGGCTGAACTACTGCCGACACCTCCTCAACGTGCGACTCGACAAGGGGTCCGGGGCGCCGATGCGCGACGGCGAAGTCGTCTGTGCGAACCACGGCGCGTACTTCGAGGCCGACACCGGCCACTGTACCTTCGGCCCGTGCGAGGGCGCGACGCTCGAAGCCGTCGCCGTCACCGTCACCGACGGCGACGTGTATCTGACCGACGACGACTACGCGTTCGTCGCGAACGGCCCACTCGAGGACGAGCGCGGCCCCTCGGCGTCGGAGACGTACGAGTTCTAA
- a CDS encoding ribonuclease H-like domain-containing protein, with protein sequence MRYPRDDPGHDRVATVDIETTATDPDAGELVSVGVGIHDRGDPLTDATYETFHRRGDGEAALVARAMSRLDDAGVDRLVTYNGAEFDLPFLTDRLDRLGATVDWPPVTEPPAHLDLFLDRKERAEREGSKWPTLEACLEAYGHAPATTRWRGAPLTNGRFGEELGPAYLRTLGTETGGRFRERLTEVMDHYLTGDLEATLALFYADVGVDVTGRYLGTETNFD encoded by the coding sequence ATGCGCTACCCCCGCGACGACCCGGGTCACGACCGGGTGGCGACTGTCGACATCGAGACGACGGCGACCGACCCCGACGCGGGCGAACTCGTCTCCGTCGGCGTCGGTATCCACGACCGGGGCGACCCCCTGACCGACGCGACCTACGAGACCTTCCACCGTCGCGGCGACGGCGAAGCGGCGCTTGTCGCTCGCGCGATGTCGCGGCTCGACGACGCCGGCGTCGACCGCCTCGTCACCTACAACGGCGCGGAGTTCGACCTTCCCTTCCTGACGGACCGCCTCGACCGACTGGGCGCGACGGTCGACTGGCCGCCGGTGACCGAGCCACCGGCCCACCTCGACCTCTTTCTCGACCGGAAGGAGCGAGCGGAGCGCGAGGGGAGCAAGTGGCCGACGCTCGAAGCCTGTCTGGAGGCGTACGGCCACGCGCCGGCGACGACTCGCTGGCGCGGCGCACCGCTCACGAACGGGCGCTTCGGCGAGGAACTCGGCCCGGCGTATCTCCGGACGCTCGGCACCGAGACGGGCGGGCGCTTTCGCGAGCGTCTGACCGAGGTGATGGACCACTACCTGACCGGCGACCTGGAGGCGACGCTCGCACTCTTCTACGCCGACGTTGGCGTCGACGTGACCGGTCGGTATCTGGGGACCGAGACGAACTTCGATTAA
- a CDS encoding 30S ribosomal protein S27e, protein MTGSFFTVECADCGNEQTVFGKVSTTVNCAVCGSTLARPSGGQTAFEGDIVDTVEAR, encoded by the coding sequence ATGACGGGGAGCTTCTTCACCGTCGAGTGCGCCGACTGTGGTAACGAACAGACCGTCTTCGGCAAGGTGTCGACGACGGTGAACTGCGCCGTCTGTGGCAGCACGCTCGCTCGCCCGAGCGGCGGCCAGACGGCGTTCGAGGGCGACATCGTCGACACCGTCGAGGCACGCTAA